GATCGGGAACACCAAAGGCCAGTTTTCAAAACTCTCCGGTTCGGTTTTCTTTGACTTCACGATACGCTCAATGAGCGCATGTTGGCTTGCGCAATCAATTGGTAAGAATAGCAGATAAATATTTTCATTTTTCTCTGACAAACCTTCCCCCACCACAGAAAGACGCCACCCCGAACGTTTCAATATCGTGAGCATTGAGCGGCTGACAATCGTGTATATACCGTCGTAATGGTAATTTCTGGCATAGTTGATCATAGACAGAAACAGCATTAAACAGACTGGATTGTTATTCCCTATTAATGCTCTTGCACGTTCCCGGTCGACAAAAAAACGACTGGACTCGATATAATTCCCTTCTGGGATTTTTATTTCATTAAAATAATTAAAAAATGTTCCCGTAATCATATTGGGATATTTCATTTCTATCATTCGCACACTACAGACGATAGTTTTATTTTTTACACCCAATATATAATTGGTATTCTCTCCGTCATATTCATCAAACTCCATCCCATTAATACAATTCACCGACCAGTTTAATCGATCCTTGAACGTTTCTTTGCGTAGAGTAAACAGTTCATCTATTTCTTTATTAGAAATCAGATTGAAACTGACATCGAATATTTCTAACATTCACCCTCCTATAAGCGTTTGTTATATCGCAACAGCATCGAATGCGCCCATCCGTCCATTATATTAGCGTCTTTATCACGGATTTTTCCAGCACCACTATACTCGATTGTTTTCATTTCAATGCGAACAAATAAGGCAGAACGCGACAGCATAACGCGCTATAGGCCGGGAGATTGGTCTAAAAGTAAGATGAAACTCGCAGGTTGAAGATGGGGCCTAGATTCAGCGATGAAAAATCCGCTGCCTTTCACGGAGAGCAACCCAGTCGGCAG
This is a stretch of genomic DNA from Brenneria rubrifaciens. It encodes these proteins:
- a CDS encoding acyl-homoserine-lactone synthase yields the protein MLEIFDVSFNLISNKEIDELFTLRKETFKDRLNWSVNCINGMEFDEYDGENTNYILGVKNKTIVCSVRMIEMKYPNMITGTFFNYFNEIKIPEGNYIESSRFFVDRERARALIGNNNPVCLMLFLSMINYARNYHYDGIYTIVSRSMLTILKRSGWRLSVVGEGLSEKNENIYLLFLPIDCASQHALIERIVKSKKTEPESFENWPLVFPIKKEEA